The following are encoded together in the Panicum virgatum strain AP13 chromosome 6K, P.virgatum_v5, whole genome shotgun sequence genome:
- the LOC120711793 gene encoding probable protein phosphatase 2C 44, translated as MIGGQAADSQPPSASASCSSSSSSSPSGPAAGGGARLHRSKRRPDILNMLMTAACLSTSSSDTGKGQSKLSSNKVTHGFHLVEGRSGHDMEDYHVAEYRYENDHELGLFAIYDGHLGDSVASYLKANLFNNIMKEPLFWSDPQEAIKNAYSSTNKYILENSKQLGPGGSTAVTAIVVDGKDLWIANIGDSRAVVCERGTANQLTVDHEPHTINERKRIEKQGGFVSTFPGDVPRVNGQLAVARAFGDQSLRAHLSSEPDVKHIQINSSIEFVILASDGLWKVMKNQEAVDLVKSTKDPQTAAKRLTSEALGRMSKDDISCIVIRFRC; from the exons atgaTCGGCGGGCAGGCGGCGGACAGCCAGccgccgtcggcgtcggcgtcctgctcctcctcgtcctcgtcctcgccgtcgggcccggcggccgggggcggcgcccgCCTCCACCGCAGCAAGAGGCGGCCCGACATCCTCAACATGCTCATG ACCGCAGCATGTCTCAGTACATCATCATCTGATACTGGAAAAGGACAAAGTAAGTTGTCAAGCAACAAAGTAACACATGGATTTCACTTAGTGGAAGGAAGATCTGGCCATGACATGGAAGACTACCATGTAGCAGAGTACAGATATGAAAATGATCACGAACTTGGTCTGTTTGCCATTTATGATGGCCATTTGGGAGATAGCGTGGCCAGTTATTTGAAAGCTAATCTTTTTAACAACATAATGAAAGAG CCTCTCTTCTGGTCGGACCCTCAAGAAGCCATTAAAAATGCATACAGCTCTACAAACAAATATATTCTGGAAAATTCTAAACAACTAGGACCAGGAGGTTCAACAGCAGTTACTGCTATTGTAGTTGATGGTAAAGATTTGTGGATAGCAAATATAGGTGATTCAAGAGCTGTTGTGTGTGAAAGAGGTACTGCCAATCAGCTTACTGTTGATCATGAACCCCATACAATTAATGAACGAAAAAGGATTGAAAAGCAAGGTGGTTTTGTTTCTACTTTCCCCG GTGATGTTCCTCGCGTAAATGGACAACTTGCCGTTGCAAGAGCTTTTGGTGATCAGAGCCTCAGGGCACACTTGAGCTCAGAACCAGATGTTAAGCATATACAGATAAACTCGAGTATTGAATTTGTCATACTTGCCAGTGATGGATTATGGAAG GTAATGAAGAACCAAGAAGCTGTTGATCTGGTGAAGTCAACCAAGGACCCACAAACAGCAGCGAAGCGACTAACGTCTGAGGCCCTGGGGAGGATGAGCAAGGACGATATCTCATGCATCGTCATCCGGTTCCGATGCTGA
- the LOC120711795 gene encoding mitochondrial pyruvate carrier 4-like: MAATKLQAFWNHPAGPKTIHFWAPTFKWGISIANIADFAKPPEKISYPQQIAVTCTGLIWSRYSLVIKPKNWNLFSVNVAMAGTGLYQLSRKIRQDYLSGEKEAAPQLEA; the protein is encoded by the exons ATGGCTGCTACCAAGCTTCAGGCCTTTTGGAACCATCCCGCTGGCCCCAAAACCA TTCATTTCTGGGCGCCAACGTTCAAATGGGGTATCAGCATTGCCAACATTGCTGACTTTGCTAAGCCACCTGAAAAGATATCTTATCCTCAGCAAATTG CTGTTACTTGTACTGGACTCATTTGGTCAAGGTACAGCTTGGTTATCAAACCG AAAAACTGGAACCTTTTCAGCGTTAATGTTGCAATGGCTGGTACGGGCCTGTATCAACTTTCGCGGAAGATAAG GCAAGATTACTTGTCTGGTGAGAAGGAAGCTGCTCCACAACTGGAAGCATAA
- the LOC120711796 gene encoding cycloartenol Synthase-like: MWKLKIAEGGPWIKSGNSNIGRETWEFDQNYGSNEEKEAVDSAREEFQKNRFRMRHSSDILARMQLAKENNFSFDLQKAEDETPADINPNTVSEKLRKALSYFSSIQAHDGHWPGDFPGPLFTTATMIIVLYVTESLGITLSLEHRKEIRRYLYNRQNIDGGWGLHAEGESSMLSTALNYTALRLLGESVDDGPDMSMPRARKWVHDHGGATMIPILGKVWLSVLGVFEWSGVNPIPPELFLLPSLVPIQPGRLWSHFRMAFIPMSYLYGKKFVGPITKLVMSLREELHIHPYKKIDWKQARKLCAKEDVYNPHTWLQECLSDCLYSFGEPFLTRWPVSYMRKKALQQIAEFLKYEDENSQYICIGAAQKALSMLCCWIENPNSDSFKRHLARVADFLWVGEDGMKVRVCAGQLWDVAFAVQAILVCNIAEEYKNTLKKANDFIKASQIMDNPSGDFSRKYRHISKGGWAFQVADQGWQVSDCTAEALKALLLLSKFSPEIAGDQIETCRLHDAVNLLLSLQNPNGGYGTWELARTYPWMEIFNMTEIYADIMVEHQYVECTSSVIQALVLFHERCPGHRKDEIDQCIRRATEFIEKLQNDDGSWFGSWGICFTYGTWFAIEGLLAVGQSYGNSTRIRKACKFLLSKQLCNGGWGESHLSSRTKAYTNLDGEKSHIVNTAWAMLALMKAGQVERDPAPLHKAARLIMSMQLGNGDFPQEEMIGSFLKNGPLCYMAYRNIFPIWALGEYQKLVIQCDLQRPTF; this comes from the exons ATGTGGAAGCTCAAGATTGCTGAGGGTGGACCATGGATCAAGAGTGGGAACAGTAATATTGGAAGAGAAACATGGgaatttgatcaaaattatgGATCAAATGAAGAGAAGGAAGCTGTTGACTCTGCACGGGAAGAATTCCAGAAGAACAGGTTCCGAATGAGACACAGCTCTGATATCTTGGCTCGCATGCAG TTAGCGAAGGAGAACAACTTCAGCTTTGATCTACAGAAAGCAGAAGATGAAACTCCTGCTGATATTAATCCAAATACAGTATCAGAGAAACTGAGGAAAGCACTCAGTTACTTCTCATCAATACAAGCACATGATGGGCATTGGCCAGGGGATTTTCCAGGACCACTATTTACTACAGCAACCATG ATTATAGTTCTATATGTCACAGAGTCATTAGGTATTACACTATCTTTGGAACACCGTAAGGAGATTCGTCGTTACCTGTATAACCGTCAG AACATAGATGGAGGATGGGGCTTACATGCAGAAGGTGAAAGCTCTATGCTCAGCACAGCTCTCAACTACACTGCTCTGAGGCTACTAGGCGAGAGTGTTGATGATGGACCAGATATGTCCATGCCTAGAGCAAGAAAATGGGTACATGACCATGGTGGTGCAACAATGATTCCAATCTTGGGAAAAGTCTGGCTCTCG GTGCTTGGAGTTTTTGAATGGTCAGGTGTAAATCCCATCCCTCCAGAACTGTTTCTTCTTCCATCATTGGTTCCAATTCAACCAG GACGTTTGTGGAGTCACTTCAGAATGGCTTTCATTCCCATGTCCTATTTATATGGCAAGAAATTTGTCGGCCCCATAACAAAATTAGTTATGTCATTAAGGGAAGAACTACATATTCATCCATATAAAAAGATTGACTGGAAGCAAGCACGCAAATTATGTGCAAAG GAAGATGTGTATAATCCACATACATGGCTACAGGAGTGCCTATCTGACTGCCTTTACAGTTTTGGTGAACCTTTCCTCACACGGTGGCCAGTTTCCTACATGAGAAAGAAAGCCCTCCAACAAATCGCTGAGTTCTTGAAATATGAAGATGAGAACTCTCAGTACATCTGCATAGGTGCTGCACAGAAG GCATTATCCATGTTGTGCTGTTGGATTGAAAATCCTAATTCAGATTCATTCAAGCGCCATTTGGCTAGGGTAGCGGATTTCCTGTGGGTTGGTGAAGATGGCATGAAAGTGCGG GTCTGTGCTGGTCAATTATGGGACGTTGCTTTCGCAGTTCAAGCGATATTAGTGTGTAATATTGCAGAAGAATATAAAAATACCCTGAAGAAAGCGAATGATTTTATAAAAGCTTCCCAG ATCATGGACAATCCTTCTGGTGACTTCAGCAGAAAGTACCGTCACATATCTAAAGGAGGGTGGGCCTTCCAGGTTGCAGATCAGGGGTGGCAAGTTTCAGATTGCACAGCTGAAGCTCTTAAG GCCTTGTTACTGCTGTCAAAGTTTTCACCAGAAATTGCAGGTGATCAGATCGAAACATGTCGCCTACATGATGCAGTGAACTTACTATTATCCTTACAG AACCCAAATGGTGGCTATGGAACTTGGGAACTAGCTCGCACGTATCCTTGGATGGAG attttcaacatgacagaAATATATGCAGACATCATGGTGGAGCATCA GTACGTCGAGTGTACCTCATCAGTCATCCAAGCGCTTGTACTATTTCATGAGAGGTGCCCTGGGCATCGGAAAGATGAAATTGATCAATGTATTAGGAGAGCTACAGAATTCATTGAGAAGTTACAGAATGATGATGGCTCATG GTTTGGATCTTGGGGTATTTGTTTCACATATGGTACATGGTTTGCTATAGAGGGTCTATTGGCCGTTGGACAGAGTTATGGTAACAGCACCCGCATTAGGAAGGCCTGTAAGTTCCTGTTGTCAAAGCAGCTATGCAATGGTGGATGGGGTGAGAGTCATCTTTCGTCCAGAACCAAG GCATACACGAATCTGGATGGGGAGAAGTCACATATAGTGAACACTGCATGGGCAATGTTGGCACTCATGAAAGCTGGACAG GTGGAAAGAGATCCTGCTCCACTGCACAAAGCAGCAAGACTTATCATGAGCATGCAGCTGGGCAATGGTGACTTTCCACAGGAG GAAATGATTGGAAGTTTCTTGAAAAATGGCCCCTTATGCTACATGGCTTATCGCAACATATTTCCTATATGGGCTCTTGGAGAGTACCAGAAATTAGTCATCCAGTGTGACCTCCAACGGCCAACATTCTAG